The sequence agctgggtccacggccgcagcaaggaagtgcctccttattacgcgcaaaataattattcctccacctgacagcggggaaccaccggacgggccaccgtatttcgcaaaaaaaatgtttcccccctgactgccgggacccaccaactacaccttcgcacgcaaggaagtgcgtccgggcagaaaaaacgattcgccccctgacggatgggacccaccagctacaccttcgcacgcaaagaagtgcgtccgggcaaaaaaaaacgattcgcccccctgactgctgggacccaccagctacatcttcacacgcaaggaagtgcctgacagtcgggacccacctagtcgaagcgtatgtagcgttgtcattctggtcgtgaacgtgtatgtacatatatactggtcaatgtagaggcgcgcacgtgtcatagtagaggcgcgcacgtatcgtagtagaggcgcgcacgtagcatgtacacgtacgtatagcggccagtgcgcaagaaagaaaatacggccacgtaagtgtacatacgggcggggtctcgaacgtctacttgcgcatatatacgtacggccagggctcgtgtacacggctgggtcggaacagagaaacaacatcatcatcgtgttcatggggagccaaccggctgggtcggaaggaaatgcgtcgtcgtgttcatcgggagggcttggacggaacaggcgatggaaatgaggcttggcgtaccacagaacggaggaaacggtcttgtgttcgaccggccacattcgaaacgggatcctgttcatcgggaggggtctggcgtaccgcaaaacggaggaaacggaccttctacggtcgaaatggtggtcctgttgatcgggaggggtgtggcgtactgcaaagcgaacgaaacgggcttgtgttggagcgctacggtcgaaacggggggtcctgttcatcgggaggggtgtgacgtaccgcaaaacgggactccacgggatactgttcatctccaccgtcgacctcctccagcctccacgggctactgttcatccaccatcgacctcctccagcctccacatgcgactgttcatccacgggctcctgttcatccagcctccaccacgcgctaatccaccggctactgttcaaccacccctctccacgggctcctgttcaaccacccctccacgggttactgttcatcgaccccttcaccgtctactgttcatccaaccctccacggggtcgtcctgttcatccagccctccacaccacggggtcctgttcatccagaggcaaccggctcgatcgatcggggtcctgttcatctagaggcaatgccacgggtcctgttcatccattcccactgctcactattcatccaactccccccccccgcaacgctcactgttcatccaaagaggcagcgtcgatcggcttcagttagcagcagcagcgaaggaatcgctcgatctggttcagttaacagccatcgatcgatcgctcgggttcagtaacgcgtagcctgcagtgcaatcgctcgggttcagtaacgcgtagcctgcagtgcaatcgctcgggttcagtaacgcgtagcctgcagtgcaatcgctcgggttcagttaaagcccaacgcctcgctcgggttctgttagagtCAACGCCtcccacacacgcgcgtacgtgtacgagagaaacgcgcatcgctcggcccccgaccacccatcgtaaccgggaactccccgaaattttcctcgccctctcttctaccatgtttttttccatcatggatggtccaaagaatgtcatgcagctgcgtctccggcccacccaggacgaaaagcccattttctgtcatgattttttgtcatagaagtaggagcccaccacatctatgatgataccaggttttgtaacaattatcgtcatagaagtgtcatatgtatgatagaaaaaaaattcgttcggcccaaaatgtcacggatgtatctttttttttgTAATGCAAGGACGCGTCGAGGGCGAGCAGATGGTACATATGCGCTTTGAATGCCGCTCGGTACTCTGCCACCATTCCGGTTTGCCGTAGTTGAAGAAGTTGATGCATCTCCAACTCGAACTCGTCCGCCCCAAATTCTTCGCGGATCGTAGCACAGAAGGCGTCCCACCCGAGCGCGCGTTGTGCTTGACGATATGCCTGAAGCCAGTGAGCCGCCTGCCCTTCGATGTACAGCGTCGCCGTGGTGACCCAGTTGTGTGGCGGCACGCGGTACAGCTCGAAGTAGGAGACGCAGCGATCGATCCACATGTACGGGGCCGAGCCGTCGAACCGCGGAAAGTCATGCTTGGGCAGCTTGGTGAAGTACTCATCCTGCCGCGTTGCGTTGATGGCTTGCGGAAGGAGAGGCGGTCCATTGTTGATGAGGCGAGGCGGTGGCGCGAGCGGCGCCAGTCCGATGTGCTGGTCCACCGACGCGGATGAGGAACCAATCTGGAAGCCGCCCCGCGGCGTACTTGGAGGGCGGCCGTGCGGCCAGGTCGTGGGCGGTGGTGGTGCGGTCTCGCGCTGCTGGCGAACCTCGTCAACGTCGGCCTGCGTCATATCTACTTGCCGGCGCAAGTGCGCGAGATCGGCGGACACCTTCTTGTTGAAGGCGATCTGCGCTTCCGCCTGCTTGTCGTCGGCGAGCTTGCTTTCGTCGAAGCGGGTGAGCAAGTTCGGGATCATGGACTTGAGTTCCTCTGATGATTCCGACATGGCTGTGATGATATGCTTGGTCTGCGCGGAGGGTTTGGAGGACGGCGCCGTGCCGTCGATCGATCTAACCCTGCTTGGGATTTTGCGTCGATCTGCCAAAGCAAATCAACAGCCGGAGCAGTGGATGTTACAGATCAATCACGGGCGGAGGCGGTGGCAAAAAATTTTTGGGCCGGGATCGAAGATGGCTCTGATAACCAGTTGTGATGAACCGAGAAGATCAGATCGCACGAGATGGGAAAAGGGGGGGTGATATTTAGCGAGGAAGGAGGGCAGCTTTACTTGTAGAGGAGGAAAGTTCAGAGTACAGGAAGAAAGAGAGGTGATCACACACAACACGCATGCCTCTCGCCCACGCAGGGGCTGGCTAAATATCACTCGACTCCCTAGGGCCCACTGATGACCCGGCCTAGCGATGACTTGTCCCTGGCTTCCCTATTGGTTGCTCTAGTCCACCGTGGCACTTGCAGGTGCAGGTGTGACACTTCGCCAAACAATCCGCAACTTCATTTGCCTCCCTTTTGCACCAGCAGAATTTAACTATGCCAAAACCTTTTGAAATCTGAAAACACTCCATGATTGTGGCGACATTGGGACCATAATAGTTCTCAGCATCGTTGATAACATCCATAACTAGGGAAGAATCATATTCCGCCATCACTTTGTTACATCCCAGTTGCTCTGCCAGAAGAAGAGCATTACGAAAAGCAAGCGTTTCTGCGGCTTCCATATCCGGTACGTGTGGTAAAAATCATGTTGCTGCGGCAATGAAGTGACCCCCTTCATCACCCAGAACTGCACCTGTGGCACATGATGCTGAGTCCTCATTGTATGATGCATCTACATTCAGCTTAGTAAAACCGTGAACTGGTTTGCTCCATTTCAGATCTTCGTTTACAATCAAAGATGAGATAAAAAATCAGGAGCAGAGTGCTCTAATGGAGGCTGCAGTTCTGTAGGATGTTTGGACTGCTTCTCCATTGACAGTCTGCCGACGCTGCCACCAGCAATACCATGAAGCGAAAGCCACCAGTTCAGCCTCCGGGTATCAGACTGGATATTGTTGGCCTCCTCAAACATTGACAGAGTCGGAACGATCACGAGCAACAGTTTGGTTAATCAGATCAAGGAGATCAAGCTCTTCCCAGACACGGTTCACCCTATGACATTTTAGTGGTTAttgagttttttcttttcttttagctGTTGGAGATGCTACTTGACCACAAAGCAAACGACATCGTGCATGCCCAGTCAGGAAGCGGACTAGATTACAAACCACACGAGCAGATCTGAATCCTCCGCGGTTCGTAGCAATCGGCTAAAGAACCCGTGTCCCTGCCGACCATTCTAGCAATACATGGAAGTGGCGTAGAACTTTGGGTCAGAGTATCATACATGAAACTTGTCCGCAACAGTTCGATGCAGCGTGACAGTGGTACACTGTTTTTGCCTCTTAGAGCATGGACTTGGCAAATCCGGTCCCTCAAACGCCTGCGGGCGCATCCGGACGGACCTTCATATTTCATTTCGGACATCCAAATATTTCAAATCCAGACTCTCAAATCCATACAAATACATGAACATCGACCATGCAACATAATGTGGCACGTAAATAGCTATTGTTGGTATCAAACATACAtagtgtttacataaaatttattttaagtgcCAAACTCAAGCatgtgctccacaagatcattCAGTAGCTACGTGTGCACCTGCTGATCTCGAAGATTCGAATGCATCTGCATAAAGTTCATAAGCTAAGCCGCATCTTGATCTTTCGGGATTTCAACCTGTTCTCCGGGTGCTTCGTAATCATGGGTTTGGGCTACACCATCACCCTCATTCTCGAAAATCATATTATgcagaataacacaacatgtcatcaactgccacaaagtttctgattcccacatcattgcagcgCTCTGCACAATTCCCCAACGAGCCTGAAGCACACCAAATACCCTCTCCACGTACTTCCTAGCCGCTTgctgcattgttgcaaagtggctctGCTTATTGCCACACGGctcggatatggtcttcacaaacgccaCCCAATGAGGATAGATATCATCGACAAGATAGTACCCCATGTTGTAGTCCCGACCATTAATGATGTAGTTGCATGACgatatacctggccatacctcgggccgggccgggcctagccaagcccgacgcaaaaaacccaggcccgggcccggcccggcccgaccaacGGGCCTATTTtttgggcccgagcccggcccgaacacctaaaagcccgtcgggcttcgggccggcccggcccgaccttcaggAAAGCGCAAAAACGATGGGCCCGGGCCTGGCccggcccggccttcgggctcaaaatctaggcccgagcctggcccgggggcagcgtcgggccgggccgggtcgggctttttcgggccgggccggtcgggccgggcttcccatggccaagTATACACGACGGTGATTCCCCATTGCAAAGCCTCCTGAACACCCGTgatcgttgaagcacgttgatgtcgCTGTGAGAACCAgacattccaaagaaagcatgccaaatccataagtcatgtgacGTCACTActtctagtatgatggtggcctctctGGTGTGACCTTGGTACATTCCCCGCAGACCTTTGAGGCAGTTtttccattgccaatgcatgcaatcaattgatccgaGCATTCCTGGAAGCCCCCTTGCCTCTTCAATAGCCAACAGCTTCTTTGTGTCATGCGCATTTGGTTCTCTGGGATAGTCCGGTCCAAACACCTCAACCACAACGCAGGGAAATTTGACAGTAGGATTCAGGCATGTGCTCTCCCTCATCCTGACCATCTCACCAACAACGTCTGCagcagtaccaagtgcaagcatcctcagagcagCCGCGCACTTCTGCTTGGCTTGGCCAAGAatgagagttggccgcagcaatACCTTCTCAGCTTGAAGTAGTCGTAGTGTGCCTCCACTCCTCCACAATGCGCAAAAACAATGGTTTCCGCATGCGAAAACGGCGGCGAAACCATGGATCATCCGGGGAAGCAGGTGTGGGAGCAAAGTAGTCATTGTGCAGTAGCTTTGCTCCGGACACCCTATCCCGGTTGATCACTATTCTCCCTTTGATTGAGCCattgaagttgagaatatgctccacttgCCGGTCCATTTCCGGGTCAAAACATCGTGACCGGGCAGCCCGCCCgggcgtatgaggcgggtttgagaggtTCGGTTGTACATGCTCTTATATCTTCGGAATATATTGGGCAACTCTAACTGATCCCCTATAAGCTATTAGATGAGTAAAATTTGGGTTTTACTCTTTTAAACCGTACCTAGCCTATCTCTAATAGCAAAAATTATCCTCAGCCGCACATGTCGCCCCTATATTTGCTCGGTTGCTATTGCTTGAAGAAAAAACTCTTCTCTCCTCCGTCGCCTCACCTACCCTACTCCCACGCAGCATCTATGCCGGCGCCGTCCTTCCCACCCCTCGCCGGCCACCCCCGGCCATCGCGGACGGTCCGTAGGCTCCGCCAAGGTCCTTGACCACCCGGATTTGTGCCTCTCTCACCTCGTCCTCGGCGCAGAATCGGTAGATCTTAGGCCGCCGTCGCCGGATTTGACGCATTCGTCCGCTGGCGACTGCGCCTTTCTCATGGATTGCCCAGGTATCGGGCCACATAGCCCTGGCAACGTCTCCGCGCTGCAAGCAGGTATTGACTCCGCCGCTAGCCGCTTGGATCTAACTCATCGGCGGTCCGTCGGCAAAGACACGGTCGTCCGTCACCTGGGCTCTGCACTAGCCCATCAGCTCGTCAGCTCCCTGTTATCGGTCATAAAGTGTGACTGCCCACAGCAGGTGGTGTGCCGAGTTttcaccccggatgggtgttcttcgaGTGTAAAAAAGATAGGGTATGTGTTTTCTTAATTTGGTTGTTCACTGGATTCGACACAATTTGTAGCAATGAAATTTGTTTCGATGGCCGAAAGTGAAATGCAAATAATGTTTTGCTACTTTATATATAGATGATCGGCCACGTTCGGTCAAAACTTTTAGTGGAGTAAAAATACGGGATCGGTTAGAGTTGCCCTAACATTCTTAGCTCGACTAATCACTCCTCAAAAAAAAGTTCGACTAATCACACTtggtcgagctcgacccaaacagaAGTACAACAACTTCTACTAAAACGAAAGGTGAGAGCGCAACGATTCCCGCGTCTGAGCAGCGAACACGAGATCCGTAGCGCAGTGGCCGACCAGCTCCGTAGCCTCGCGAGTCTCCATTCTCTCGGTTTCCCAGTCGCCACCCTCCCCAAACCGCGAGGCTCCAAGTCAACAGTCCCACACTCCCACTCGCCACACGCCTCCGCGCTCCCCGACCACCGTCATGCCACTCCCGTCCACCCaactccaccgccgcctcctcctgctccttctcgccgccgtcgcctgcacGGGGCTGCCCGGCGCCGCGTCCAGGCCCACGCTGCTCGAGCCCTGTGCCTCCGCCACGGCCTGCCCCGCGCTGCTCTCCTACACCCTGCACGCCGACCTCAAGCTCGCCGAGCTGGCCGCGCTCTTCGCCGCCGACCCGCTCGCCATCCTCGCCGCCAACGCCATCGACTTCGCCGTCCCGGGTCCGGCCGGCCGCATCCTGCCGGCCGGCCTCGCGCTGCGCGTGCCGGTCCCCTGCGCCTGCTCCGGCGGCGTCCGCAGGGCCACCTCCGTCCGCTACGTCTCCCGGCCGGGGGACACGCTCGCCTCCATCTCCTCGCGCGTCTACGGCGGCCTCACCGCCCCGGACTGGATCAGGGACTCCAACGGCATCCCCGACGCCGACGGCGCCGTCGACGCCGGGACCGCGCTGCTCGTGCCGCTGCACTGCGCGTGCTTCGGCGGGGTGGACAACGGGGTGCCCGCCGTGTACCTCACGTACGTGGTGGCCAAAGGGGACACCGTGCCCGCCATCGCGAAGAGGTACCAGACCACGGCCACCGACGTGATGAGCGTCAACGACATGGCCACCGCCGACGTCGCCGCCGGGGACATCATCGTCCTCCCGCTGCCAGGTGAGTCGTTTTTGTTGCCTCTTCTCGGAGATCCGGAAAATTTTGGTTTTGTTTGTTCTGCTTTGGTAAGAGAACTGACAACACTGCACGTACGTAGCTCCGTGGTTGGTTGGTCAGATCCGATGTTTGCAGACAAAATTGGTCGGTAAACATCTATATAGTTTACTCACGCACTCTAGTCGACAGACACCGATGCCATTCTGGCAAAAACCATTGTTGTGGCAATCTAGCTCTAGACTAATCGATCATCAGTGTCCATGAACAACTGGATGTTTGCACTTGAAATTTCAAACgtactccctcagtcccataatataagaacgtttttggcactagtgtcaaaaacgttcttatattatgagactgAGGGAGTAGTTTGGTTTGGCGATACTACAACGTGTACTTATGCCAGGTTTAGTTGCTGTGTTTGCGCAATTGCACGGGTGCTCCGTGCATTGAAAAAGACCGTGCGTGCTTTTTCTTCACGGCAGCTTTTGGTCTCTGAATCCTCGTTGCGGCCTGTTCCGCGTGCCGGATTCAGAGAAAACCGCTCGAAACATTTTGAAAATCAAGTATGCCGGATTCAGAAACAGACATATGAGCCATTTAAAATCCCCCACACCGAATCTCGAACAAAAAACCCCCATAGTTGCCCTCGAATACCAAATAGCTAGACGTGTGAAGTTTTGCAGAAGCAAACAATTCAGAGTCATACTGGTAGCAGTGCTCTGACCGTCAGTTTTCCTGCCATTTTGTTCATCATGTTACCCCAATTGCCCATTGATAAAATGATGGGGTATGCAAACCTCATCTGTCTTTTCTGAAGAAAGCAGGACAGAATTGGATCCATCACTATTCCCAGATACTCTGTCAGATCATGGGCTAACAGGACGAGGATAGCATAGATTTATTAACCAATGACTAGTTTTTTTGATAGTAATTAACCAATGACTAGTTACTATACTTACTAGTCGGCAAACAGGACGAGGATATGCATGATTTTCCCACATTGTCCTCATCTCTAATCTTGTCATTGCAACTTACCCTACCATCTGCTGCTTACTGACAATCTGACATCCTTCCATTTTCGTGTCTCTGTACAGCGTGCACCTCGTCGTTCCCCACCTTCACGTCCGACCACGGGCTGGCCGTGGCGAACGGGACCTACGCAGTGACTGCCGACCGGTGCGTCCAGTGCAGCTGTGGTCCGGCCAACTTGGAGTAGGCACCATCGTGGACTTGTCTTCGTTCAACCATCTTTTTTACAAGTTTTATTGCTGACGCCGTCGCTCGATCCTCGCCGCAGGCTGTTCTGCGTGCCGGCGCCGCTGGCGGATGCGGCGTGCTCCAGCATGCAGTGCGGCAACAGCAGCATGATGCTCGGCAACTTCACCCTCGTCATGACCGGCGCCGGCTGCAGCGTCACCTCCTGCGGCTACGGCGGCTACGCCAACGGCACCATCCTCACCACGTAACTCATCCATCGCCATGCCATGTCATGTCACCAAGCGAAACTCCATCACGTTCTGCGATTCATTGACGGTTCCGTTTCATCTTTGCGTCTTTCTTTCAGGTTAACCAGGGCACTCAAGCCCCTGTGCCCAGGTATTTTCCCGTAACTGTAACCACTACTCCAGTGCTGGTCGTTGGCTCAAACATCGTGCTGTTCTTGTGTGCAGTCCCGCACCAGTTCCCGCCGCTGATCCCGCCGCCGACGTCGTCCTTCTTCGAGACGTACCTCGGCCCTTCACCGGCGCCGAAGccgtcggaggggggaatcaagAGTCCGACGATGGCTAGGACGGCACCAACGGCCAGCACGGACGCCGTCGCCGGTGCTCCTCCCACGGGCCGGCACTTCAGCGACGTCTTCGGAGTGCTCGCGCTTTGCCTTGtcaccaacatgctgtggtgacTGACCACCGAGCAGCCGAACGCGCGTGCGGACGGGCTGCTTCGATTCGAGTTATTCTTTTTGTACAGGAGCAGCCGGCTCTTTTGCAGGGGCTGCTCCGTGCCAAAATTTTGTTGCTGCTCGTCTCATTTGTGGTTCTCTGTGAAATTGAAAGCAGTCTCGCTGAATTGACTCTCGCTCAGTtcgtctgattcgttcaacgagaTCAAAATGTAGGAACGAGCAGCGTAAGCGAAACGAGAAAATGGCTCTCAAACTGGACTTCCAAACAAAATACTGCTAATATTTTTTTCTCGATAAAGTGTGCTTTTTATTAACTCATAGTGTGGCATCAAGCGATACAATTAAATACTGCTAATATTATATGAACAGGTAGAGTGATGATTGATATGCAATGCAATATACCCCCAAATTTGTTATATTCAAAATCCCTTCAAGGGTAATGCATTAAGAAAGGGCCCCATTAGCCAGCGAACattgggagtacctagaactcatctagatgagatataatttagtCTCATTtactttgaaaacaagaacagatACAACTCACgttagcacacacgcatcttatagcatcatatTCAATgtctataaaaggtgaatgagaccaaattatatctcatctagatgagttctagcaaaattgGTGAACATTTGCTATGGGACATTGCCAATTGCAAACGTTTTGTATGGCAAATTCTTCTGAAGCACATGgcaatttgttcacaaattcatgGCAATTTTTGGCAAACAAAGGATTTTGTGCGAAAATTGCCCTGTTCGCTTGAAGAATTGCCATGCCCCTAACACATAGATTGCCGCAAAAAAACATCCGGTTCGACACGCATCCCCAATGAATGTTCGTTTTGCCAAGCACCCCAATGAACGTTCGCTGAATAGCATTACccgtaaaaaaagagagagaaaattaCATAAACACACAATTTTTAGGGCTGACATAACACAAAACTCTAGTAACAAGACACACATAATTGCTCTGATTAGTCATTTAATGTGAGATATGCTGAGCGGCTCCCACTTTTCAGAGACAGGAGGAAGGGTTTGCTCAGCTCTCTACAAATTTCAAATTTTAAAAAGACAGAGatataaaaaacaaaaaatgcaaaaaaaaacagTAGTTCTAATCAACTTTCACTAATCAATTCTGAAATTTGGCTCAAAAGTCATCACTATTTTCCATTTTTTATGAAAAAAACAAGTAATTAAGTCCATCTTCGTGAACCAATCATGAAAAATTTTCAACCTATTTTGCCTAGTCATTTTACAATTTGGATTTTTTTTTGTAAGTCACACTCATACAAAAGTTCTCCAGACTTTAAAATGACAGTACAATATGGTCTGCAAATTTCCTACATTTATAATTGAGGATGGATTAAATTACTAGATATTTTCCAACTTTTTGAAAAGTTGCGAAATCTCGAGCCAAATTTGACCGAAACATATATGATTTGTCCAAAGATTAAAATGGTTGGGTAAAATGGGCTAAAAGTTTGTCAGActgaacagtgaacatgatttgAATTATTAttagaaaaaaaatcagatttaATAAATTTGCTTAATTTTATTTAGAAATTTTGAGAAAACCTGATTTTTATatttaaaaaattaaaataaattagaaagTTGAGCTTAGCTCGTCGTAATTAGCATTAAGCGACTAACTAGATAAAACATGTGTTTTATTAGTACTTAGTCTTGATCACTGATTTATCAAACTAACAGATGTTTCAATCTTGATCATTGTTCTCAATCGCCTGATACTACAGTAGTGTAGAGTAGACTACGACTGGAATTAACACGTGAAGCTTGCGAGCAAAATTATTTGTCGGTGCAAtaatttgcctccttatgttttgaagATTGTTGTCATAAACAGTATGTGACTAATGTGTTTGCTAGTACATACAGAGTGACAAGCCTCTGAAGTCATGTGGAGTTTGGTACACACGCCGAAGATAATCTTCTACGACCAGCGAAGATTATCACCAAAGATTATGTCAGTCGAAAGTGACCCCCCAAATTGCTGAcgtgaagcaattggttcggtAACTGTTCAAAGAAATTGACCGCGGTCGAGAAGTTGAAGAAGCAAAGACTTAGCATTTGTTTCATCATTCGtgtttctctttcttgagtcataggaccaccgtactattaagagggttaTAGTGTTCGAAACTTACGGTTTGCTCATGCTAAACCCAAAACCTATGTGAGctaagagaaatctctttgtgtttagAATTTATACTCACCAGCAAGAGACGAAGTTTCTCTTTGCTGCGAGAGACTTGAttcagaccgaggagttagcattacgtgctccacaagtaatgttaccgttgcgcTAAAAATACCGACCGTTGGTTATGTGTCGGTTGGGCATTGGCTGAGTGGTCATGTCCAAAATGGTCTTTTCCCATCGAAAAGaccgtggctataaatatcccatcCCTTCCAACGTCCACCGTTGGATGCTCCGTGTGATTCCAAGAAGGCTGTGTGAGCACCCCTCTCTGAGTGATTTCAGTTTAGAATCCGCCAAGAGAAAATAAATCTAGAGCCGAAAAAATAGATAGTGGTTAGCACCACTCGAATCTAAGTCCAGTATGAtttgcctattactcttgagagttgcgAACTCTCTAGATGGCTAGG comes from Triticum aestivum cultivar Chinese Spring chromosome 5B, IWGSC CS RefSeq v2.1, whole genome shotgun sequence and encodes:
- the LOC123116264 gene encoding lysM domain-containing GPI-anchored protein LYP4, which translates into the protein MPLPSTQLHRRLLLLLLAAVACTGLPGAASRPTLLEPCASATACPALLSYTLHADLKLAELAALFAADPLAILAANAIDFAVPGPAGRILPAGLALRVPVPCACSGGVRRATSVRYVSRPGDTLASISSRVYGGLTAPDWIRDSNGIPDADGAVDAGTALLVPLHCACFGGVDNGVPAVYLTYVVAKGDTVPAIAKRYQTTATDVMSVNDMATADVAAGDIIVLPLPACTSSFPTFTSDHGLAVANGTYAVTADRCVQCSCGPANLELFCVPAPLADAACSSMQCGNSSMMLGNFTLVMTGAGCSVTSCGYGGYANGTILTTLTRALKPLCPVPHQFPPLIPPPTSSFFETYLGPSPAPKPSEGGIKSPTMARTAPTASTDAVAGAPPTGRHFSDVFGVLALCLVTNMLW